The following are from one region of the Chitinispirillales bacterium ANBcel5 genome:
- a CDS encoding DUF504 domain-containing protein, whose amino-acid sequence MEPVKKILDRIIWDRDFSADATFVLMYEDRRMGLVSIGLEMIERLDPLSFTARDQEDRTFTVPLHRIRRVYRNGELIWKRG is encoded by the coding sequence ATGGAACCGGTAAAGAAGATATTGGACCGAATTATTTGGGATAGGGACTTTTCTGCTGATGCTACTTTTGTACTGATGTATGAAGACCGTAGAATGGGACTGGTAAGTATTGGTTTGGAAATGATTGAGCGACTTGACCCGCTCTCTTTTACTGCCCGTGATCAGGAGGATAGAACCTTTACTGTACCCCTTCACCGAATCAGGAGGGTGTACCGTAATGGAGAGCTGATATGGAAAAGGGGCTGA
- a CDS encoding phosphoribosyltransferase translates to MAERYGNRSEAGRELVKYLDHYIGTSNLLVLGLPRGGVVVAYEIASLLDSDLDIFLVRKLGTPGEPELAMGAIAEGGIVQLNESVVKFLSISKETVEQVAEEQLAELRRRERMYRQGREPFDIRGKAVIVVDDGLATGATMKVALEAISRQNPERLIVAVPVGSPSTTREIRGKADDVICPLQPDNFTAVGAWYDEFDQTSDEEVIELLKKRREEQEGK, encoded by the coding sequence ATGGCTGAGCGCTACGGCAACAGAAGTGAGGCTGGCAGGGAACTGGTAAAGTATCTTGATCATTATATAGGAACATCAAACCTTCTGGTGCTTGGGCTTCCAAGGGGCGGGGTAGTAGTGGCCTACGAAATAGCATCATTGCTCGATTCCGATCTGGATATATTTCTGGTTCGAAAACTTGGCACTCCGGGAGAGCCGGAGCTTGCAATGGGAGCTATAGCAGAGGGAGGAATAGTACAGCTGAACGAATCGGTGGTAAAATTTCTCTCTATTTCTAAGGAAACAGTTGAGCAGGTTGCAGAGGAGCAGCTGGCAGAGCTGCGCAGAAGGGAGCGGATGTACAGGCAGGGAAGAGAACCGTTTGATATACGCGGTAAAGCGGTAATCGTTGTCGATGACGGCCTTGCAACCGGTGCAACCATGAAAGTCGCTCTTGAGGCTATAAGCCGGCAAAATCCGGAAAGATTGATCGTTGCGGTTCCGGTAGGATCACCATCAACCACAAGAGAGATACGGGGAAAGGCTGATGATGTGATCTGTCCCCTTCAGCCGGATAATTTCACCGCAGTGGGCGCCTGGTATGATGAGTTTGACCAGACCAGTGATGAGGAGGTGATAGAACTGTTGAAAAAAAGAAGAGAGGAGCAAGAAGGGAAATAG
- a CDS encoding RNA-binding protein has translation MAQKLYVGNISWGVTEEKLKELFSDIGEVQSVAIIKDHNTGRSRGFGFVEMENAHEAILQLNGKEFEGRSLRVSEATGRKPKSVGDYGRSGYGGSI, from the coding sequence ATGGCTCAAAAACTGTATGTTGGTAACATTTCCTGGGGAGTAACCGAAGAGAAGTTAAAAGAACTTTTCTCAGACATTGGAGAAGTACAATCGGTGGCAATTATTAAGGATCATAATACTGGTCGTTCCCGCGGGTTTGGGTTTGTAGAGATGGAGAACGCTCATGAGGCTATTCTTCAACTTAACGGTAAGGAGTTTGAAGGGAGAAGCCTGAGGGTTAGTGAAGCAACCGGTCGTAAGCCCAAAAGTGTGGGAGATTACGGGCGCAGTGGTTACGGTGGCTCTATTTAA